The following proteins come from a genomic window of Mycolicibacterium rufum:
- a CDS encoding ABC transporter ATP-binding protein → MTTSPDPRPVLLEARDLVVHYGRIKALHSVSITVHEGELVTLLGSNGAGKTTMMRAISGLLPLTSGSVWFDGRDVSRVKAHRRVTDGLIQAPEGRGVFPGMTILENLEMGCYGRKFASKAEHDEKLDWILETFPRLAERRTQVGGTLSGGEQQMLAIGRALMARPKVLLLDEPSMGLAPMVISQIFKIIAEINATGTTVLLVEQNAQQALSRSDRAYILETGEVTRTGNARDLLADDSIRAAYLGVA, encoded by the coding sequence ATGACGACATCACCTGATCCGCGACCGGTGCTGCTGGAGGCACGCGACCTCGTGGTGCACTACGGCCGGATCAAGGCGCTGCACTCGGTGTCGATCACCGTGCACGAGGGTGAGCTTGTGACGTTGCTCGGCTCCAACGGCGCGGGCAAGACGACGATGATGCGGGCGATCTCGGGCCTGCTCCCGCTGACGTCGGGGTCGGTGTGGTTCGACGGACGCGACGTCAGCCGGGTCAAGGCGCACCGCCGGGTCACCGACGGGCTGATCCAGGCCCCGGAGGGCCGCGGCGTTTTCCCCGGTATGACGATCCTCGAGAACCTCGAGATGGGTTGCTACGGGCGCAAATTCGCGTCGAAGGCCGAACACGACGAGAAGCTGGACTGGATCCTGGAGACTTTCCCGCGGCTGGCCGAACGCAGAACCCAGGTCGGGGGCACGCTGTCGGGCGGGGAACAGCAGATGCTGGCGATCGGCCGCGCGTTGATGGCCCGGCCCAAGGTGCTACTCCTCGACGAGCCGTCGATGGGCCTCGCGCCGATGGTCATCTCGCAGATCTTCAAGATCATCGCGGAGATCAACGCGACGGGCACCACGGTGCTGCTGGTCGAGCAGAACGCCCAGCAGGCCCTGAGCCGCTCGGACCGCGCGTACATCCTCGAGACCGGTGAGGTGACGCGCACCGGCAACGCCCGGGACCTGTTGGCCGACGACAGCATCCGCGCCGCCTACCTCGGGGTCGCCTAG
- a CDS encoding DUF167 domain-containing protein, giving the protein MAESLSVRVKPGSTKGPLVETAPDGGLTIYVRERAVDGKANDAVVRVLAEHLGVPRRHVTLVSGATSRQKLFRISARQ; this is encoded by the coding sequence GTGGCCGAGTCCTTGTCCGTGCGCGTCAAGCCGGGGAGCACGAAAGGTCCCCTCGTCGAGACGGCCCCCGATGGTGGGCTGACGATCTACGTGCGCGAGCGCGCGGTGGACGGCAAGGCGAACGACGCCGTGGTCCGCGTCCTCGCCGAGCATCTGGGCGTGCCGCGTCGCCACGTCACGCTGGTGTCGGGCGCGACGTCCCGGCAGAAGCTCTTCCGGATCAGTGCCCGTCAGTAG
- a CDS encoding ABC transporter ATP-binding protein — protein MTIEDLAGVHREIAADEGEVLLQTKDLTVTFGGLTALDAVTFDIRRGEILGLIGPNGAGKTTCFNAITGVYRPSAGSVVFDGEPIGRIKRHQITRRGIARTFQNIRLFGEMTALENVMVGTDARHHTSVPGALFRSPRHRREERSAIERSAALLHFVGIAHRGEEKAKNLSYGDQRRLEIARALATEPKLLCLDEPAAGFNPSEKSALIDLIRKIRDDGYTVLLIEHDMRLVMGVTDRIVVLEFGRKIADGLPAEIREDPKVIAAYLGVPDDDIT, from the coding sequence ATGACCATCGAAGACCTCGCCGGCGTGCACCGCGAGATCGCGGCCGACGAGGGGGAGGTGCTGCTGCAGACCAAAGACCTGACCGTGACGTTCGGCGGCCTCACCGCTCTCGACGCGGTCACCTTCGACATCCGCCGTGGGGAGATCCTCGGCCTCATCGGTCCGAACGGGGCGGGCAAGACGACCTGCTTCAACGCGATCACCGGCGTCTACCGGCCCAGCGCGGGGTCGGTGGTGTTCGACGGCGAGCCGATCGGCCGGATCAAGCGGCATCAGATCACCCGGCGGGGCATCGCCCGCACCTTCCAGAACATCCGGCTGTTCGGTGAGATGACCGCCCTGGAGAACGTCATGGTCGGCACCGATGCGCGCCACCACACCTCGGTGCCCGGCGCGCTGTTCCGGTCGCCTCGGCACCGGCGCGAGGAACGCTCGGCCATCGAGAGATCGGCGGCCCTGCTGCACTTCGTGGGGATCGCGCACCGGGGCGAGGAGAAGGCCAAGAACCTGTCCTACGGCGATCAACGCCGCCTCGAGATCGCCCGGGCGTTGGCGACCGAACCGAAGCTGCTGTGCCTCGACGAGCCCGCGGCGGGATTCAACCCGAGCGAGAAGTCCGCGCTCATCGATCTGATCCGCAAGATCCGCGACGACGGCTACACCGTCCTGCTGATCGAACACGACATGCGGCTGGTGATGGGGGTGACCGACCGGATCGTCGTGCTCGAGTTCGGCCGCAAGATCGCCGACGGCCTGCCCGCCGAGATCCGCGAGGACCCCAAGGTCATCGCGGCCTACCTGGGGGTGCCCGATGACGACATCACCTGA
- a CDS encoding branched-chain amino acid ABC transporter permease yields MTSSGQERSDSGIGSAWARVTDWWDGLSRAQKWVFGIILFAGVALSPLFTPPFLDTPGISFGGTMAQFAMVAIIAIGLNVVVGQAGLLDLGYVGFYAVGAYTVALLTSPESPWNQVGPDGFFSTPWAWLSCVPLAMAFTALTGLILGFPTLRLRGDYLAIVTLGFGEIIRLMADNLADITNGPRGLNEVAFPHILESEKNPQGVFSVSNSSGDANYGTWWFWLGLVLIVVILLLVGNLERSRVGRAWIAVREDEDAAEVMGVNTFRFKLWAFTIGAAIGGLSGALYAGQVQYVAPPTFNIINSMLFLCAVVLGGQGNKLGVILGAFIIVYLPNRLLGVHFLGIDMGNLKYLFFGLALVVLMIFRPQGLFPARQQLLAYGKAARNLLRADPTDKEPAP; encoded by the coding sequence ATGACATCCAGCGGGCAGGAGCGGAGCGACTCGGGGATCGGCAGCGCGTGGGCGCGGGTGACCGACTGGTGGGACGGACTGTCCCGCGCGCAGAAATGGGTGTTCGGCATCATCCTGTTCGCCGGGGTGGCGCTGTCGCCGTTGTTCACCCCGCCGTTCCTCGACACCCCGGGCATCAGCTTCGGCGGCACCATGGCGCAGTTCGCGATGGTCGCGATCATCGCGATCGGCCTCAATGTCGTTGTCGGACAGGCGGGTCTGCTCGACCTGGGTTACGTGGGGTTCTACGCCGTCGGCGCGTACACGGTGGCGCTGCTCACCAGCCCGGAGAGCCCGTGGAACCAGGTCGGCCCCGACGGCTTCTTCAGCACGCCGTGGGCCTGGCTGTCGTGCGTGCCGTTGGCGATGGCGTTCACGGCGCTGACCGGGCTGATCCTCGGCTTCCCGACGCTGCGGTTGCGCGGTGACTACCTCGCGATCGTCACGCTGGGCTTCGGCGAGATCATCCGGTTGATGGCCGACAACCTCGCCGACATCACCAACGGCCCCCGCGGCCTCAACGAGGTGGCCTTCCCGCACATCCTCGAGAGCGAGAAGAACCCGCAGGGCGTGTTCTCGGTGTCGAACTCTTCCGGCGACGCCAACTACGGCACCTGGTGGTTCTGGCTGGGCCTGGTGCTGATCGTCGTCATCCTGCTGCTGGTGGGCAACCTCGAACGCAGCCGGGTCGGGCGTGCGTGGATCGCGGTGCGCGAAGACGAGGATGCCGCAGAGGTCATGGGCGTCAACACCTTCCGGTTCAAGCTGTGGGCGTTCACCATCGGTGCCGCGATCGGCGGTCTGTCCGGCGCCCTGTACGCCGGGCAGGTCCAGTACGTCGCGCCGCCGACGTTCAACATCATCAACTCGATGCTGTTCCTCTGCGCGGTCGTGCTCGGCGGTCAGGGCAACAAGCTCGGTGTCATCCTCGGCGCGTTCATCATCGTCTACCTGCCCAATCGCCTTCTGGGCGTGCACTTCCTGGGCATCGACATGGGGAATCTGAAGTACCTGTTCTTCGGACTGGCGCTGGTGGTGCTGATGATCTTCCGGCCGCAGGGCCTGTTCCCGGCCCGCCAGCAGCTGCTCGCCTACGGCAAGGCGGCCCGGAACCTGTTACGGGCCGACCCCACGGACAAGGAGCCGGCGCCATGA